Genomic window (Pongo abelii isolate AG06213 chromosome Y, NHGRI_mPonAbe1-v2.0_pri, whole genome shotgun sequence):
tCATTTATCCTTTTAAGATGAGACATCAATGcctatgtttctgtttcttttacaaATTTCAAGAAAGACACAGGACTCCCTGTATCTTCCAAATTTGACAGTATATGTGTCCTAATATAGGGATTAAATATGttgagaaattttagaaaaataggtTTTCAGAGTAAGCTTTttacatatttgtaaaattttcttgCTCAGCAGTGTCAGTTCTCACATGGGTGGTTGGGAAACACCGTCGACtgatttccataggtttttttttaGGGGTGGTGGGGTGAGTTTATAAATTTATTCAACTTGTCTTATTGGAAACTCTCTTGTGATTGCtctcaaatattttaagaaaacatttcatgatttttaaaagtagatttaaGGGGTAGAAGTATAGCTTTGTTCCATGGATATATTGAGTAGTGATGAAGTATGAGCTCTTATTGTGAACATCAGCtgatagtgtacattgtacccaagaggtaatttctcatctctcacccctctcccatcctcctacccttctgagtctccagtgtttACTATTCTGTTCTCTATGTAtactcattgttcagctcccacttataagcgagaacatgcagtattgtACTTCCTGTTTCTgagtttttcatttaatataatgaaCTCCCGTTCcgtccatgttgctgtaaaagatATGTCCTAATTCTTTTCTATGGCCAAGTACTttccagagtgtgtgtgtgtctgtgtgtgtgtgtgtgtatgtgacattttctttatccatagaATCAACTTAAGCATCCCtcagtagataaagaaaatatcccACTTATGGATGCTGTAGTTGATTGTATGACTTTGctttatgaatagtgctgcaataaacataagagtACCTATGTCTTTTTGGTATAGTGATTTGTTGTACTTTGTGTACATGCCCATTAGTGGGAGTTTTGGATAGAATAGcagttgtaattttaattttttatattgaaaattaaattaactgGTTAGTTCACTATATCTGCTAGACTTTCTTTGTCCAGAATGATGTTTAGTTGCATCAGAAAGCATTGTGGATtccatttttggattttttatagagaccaggtttcaccatgtttctcaggctggtcttcaactcctgggctcaagcaatccacccacctgggctcccaaagtggggaggattacaggcatgagcaaatgTGCCCAACCCGATTTCTCTTTTAAAGAataattctaataataataatttctggttttatgtatttttacaaataattgaCATGATGATGTAATATTCACAATGCTTCAACCATGTGAAAGAGTGTATGTGAATATTAATCACATaattgataaaatatatgaaataatgaagCCAAAGCAAGTCATTAAGAAATATTGATAAACATTAGGTATTGAATTTACAGATGTTGCCCAAGTTGTACATCCACAGGGCCAGTCATCATAAATTATGATTGATGATTAAAATGAGAGCAAGAAATACCCAATTgagaagtaaattgaaaaccGCCTAATCTTCTTCCGATGCCTCTGCGATTTCTTTGTACTTGTAAACTATCATTGcatgttgaataggagtcttAACAGAGTCATAAGTCCATCCCTTCCTGGCAAAGAGCCTTTCAAGGATTCCAGGCATTTCATAGCCCTTGCTTAGAATGAAATCCTTAAAGGCAATTGGTCCATAAAGATCGTCAAGAACGTCAGGTTCATCAGGCTTTTTAAGTGAGAGCTTGGGGTCAATCAAAGGTTCATCACTTCTTAGCTTTTTCCACAACTTAGGCTTGAGGTACCATGCTCCATACTTCATCTTCACACGCTGTGTGGTATAAGAATTCGATGGCCTGTGGAATTTCCTGCCCCAGTGTTTTTCCTTTGAGAAGAATTTGTCCTCATCCTTTTCATCTAGCTCCACGCTGTACTTCAGCTCTGAGGAACACTCCTTTACCTTCTTAAACTTTTGGTCCTCATGGGTTGCTCTGTAGTTGGGGGTAAAGTCAAACAGATTCCTGATGGATTCTTCATCAGCTCCCAGGTCTCCAGCCCACTTGAAGAATTCACGGAGTTTTTCCGATGTGTATCTATATTGAAGAGAGTCAGAAACGCACTCTTTTGTGCTTGGTGTATCTTTCTGAAGCAGTTCTTTTATGTAGGATGCTCGAATCTTGGGAGGCTCCGAGAACTGGTGGAACTCTGGAGCTTTGGGAAGCTCCGGGCGGAGACTGGACACCCGACGAGGCTTGGGAGGCTCCGAGCGGAGACTGGACACCCAGCGAGTCTTGGGGTGTTCCGGGTGGGGATGGGACACCTGAGTCTCAGGAGGCTGCAGGCAGGGTTCCCCACAAGGGGATTTATCAGGCTCGGTGGGTTCCTCGGTTTTCTTCACCCGGGCTTCACAACGATCCCATACGTCCTTCAGCGTCCTCCCAGAATCCAGCATTTTCAGCATGTATAGTAGGAGATTGGACACCCGACTAGTGTCGGGAGGTTCCAGGCGGAGACGGCACACTCCGGTCTTGAGAGGCACTGGGTGGAGATGAGACACTTCAGTCTTGGGAGGCTCTGGGCTGAGATGGGACACCCCAGTCTCGGAAGGCTCCGAGTGGAGACTGGACCCCCGACGAGTCTTGGGAGACTCCGGGTGGAGATGGGACTCTCCAGTCTCGGAAGGCTCCGAGTAGAGACTGGACGCCCGACGAATCTTGGGAGGCTCAGGGCTGAGATGGGACACTCCAGTCTCGGAAGGCTCCGAGTGGAGACTGGACCCCCGACGAATCTTGGGAGGCTCTGGGCTGAGATGGGACACTCCAGTCTCGGAAGGCTCCGAGTGGAGACTGGACCCCCGACGAATCTTGGGAGGCTCTGGGCTGAGATGGGACACTCCAGTCTCGGAAGGCTCCGAGTGGACACTGGACCCCCGACGAGTCTTGGGAGGCGCCAGGCGGAGATGGGACACTCCAGTCTCGGAAGGCTCCGAGTGGACACTGGACCCCCGACGAGTCTTGGGAGGCTCTGGGCTGAGATGGGACACTCCAGTCTCGGAAGGCTCCGAGTGGAGACTGGACCCCCGACGAGTCTTGGGAGGCGCCAGGCGGAGATGGGACACTCCAGTCTCGGAAGGCTCCGAGTGGACACTGGACCCCCGACGAGTCTTGGGAGGCGCCAGGCGGAGATGGGACACTCCAGTCTCGGAAGGCTCCGAGTGGACACTGGACCCCCGACGAGTCTTGGGAGGCGCCAGGCGGAGATGGGACACTCCAGTCTCGGAAGGCTCCGAGTGGAGACTGGACCCCCGGCGAGTCTTGGGAGGCGCCAGGCGGAGATGGGACACTCCAGTCTCGGAAGGCTCCGAGTAGAGACTGGACCCCCGACGAGTCTTGGGAGGCGCAAGGCGGAGTTGGGATACTCCCATCTCGGAAGGCTCCGAGTAGAGACTGGACCCCCGACGAGTCTTGGGAGACTCCGGGTGGAGATGGGACTCTCCAGTCTCGGAAAGCTCCGAGTAGAGACTGGACGCCCGACGAGTCTCGGGAGGCTCCGGACTAAGATGGGACACTCCAGTCTCGGAAGGTTCCAAGCGGAGACTGGACCCACGATGAGTCTTGGAATGCTCTAGGCGGAGATGGGACTCTCCAGTCTCCGGAGGCTTGGGGCGGAGACTGGACACCGGAGTCTTGGGAGGCTCCGGGCTTAGATGGGACATTCCAGTCTCGGGAGGCTCTGGGCAGAGACTGGACACCGTAGTCTTGGGAAGCTCCCGGCGGTGATGGGACACCAGAGTCTCGGGAGGCTTCAGGCAGAATTCCCCACAGGGATATTTACTAGGCTCAGTGGGTACCTGGGTTGTCTTCTCCCGGGCCTCACAACGAGCCCAAGCGTCCTCCAGCTTCCTCTCAGGATCCAGCTGTTTCAGCACCTGTAGTAGGAGATCTGGAGGCACATCTTCTCCCAGATTGGGGTACATAGCCAAGGGATGCTTGGCCATTAGCTGGGCTTCCACTTGCTCTACGAACGCCTTCCGTGCTAGCTGGGCTGGAGAGAGTTTGGAAAATAGGGCCGCTTTCTTGAGCAGCTTTTTCTGCACGCTTTTGGGGTCAGCTTGGGGACCTCTGAGAGATATTTTGGGGAGTAAGAACTCGTCACGGCGACAAACGAGCGTATCCTCGGGAGACGGACAGCCGTAGCGGAAGTCGTCCATGCCCTCCTTCACAAATACCCAGTTCTGGGTGTCCATGGGTGATAACCTCAGGCGCCTGTGCTTGAGCTTCGCGAAGCACTTGGAAGGCGGTTTGTTACAGTACCAGGGCTTGGAGTCCATGCCCGGGGACCTCAGCCAGTCCTGCGGCCTCTGGTCCCCCATGGTGGCCCTCGCTGGGGTGCCACGTCTCCAGCTTCTGCGGTTCCTGATCCCTGCCGCTCTAGTCGCTAGGAGACCGCCAGCCACGCGCAGCCCAGGTTCCTTCCTGGAGGCGGAGCAGCGCTGACACCACCTGCGCAGTCCACGTTCTGACAGGTGTGTGGTGGAATCTCATTCTGGGTTTCATTTGCGTTTCCTGATGACTACTGATATTGAACATCTCTATatttgcttatttgccatccttaTCTCTCCTTCGTTGAAGTTTCTGTggattttttccccatttttaaattgtgttgctGGATATCATATTTAGTTTTGAGAATCCTTGCTGTGTTCTAGATGTGAATAGGTTAtgagatatgtgatttgcaaattttTCACTTCATCCTTGGCTTTTCCCTTTCATTGTCTTAACAGTGTCAAAGAGAAGttttttaatttgatgaagtccaatttatcaatttcttattttatagactGTGCTTCTTTTGATGTATCTGTGAAAACTTGGCCTATCCAAAGGTCAAGGTTTAATTTTTGTAAACAGCACAAGATATAGatcaaagtttttatttaaaaatgtacctaTTGCTTACATATATCTGATAATTTTAGaactatttttgtaaagactAAATTTTCTCCACTGAATTACATTTGGGAATTGGTAGAATATCAGTTGTGTATATTTTTTGAAGGTCAATTTCTGGACActcttttctcttccattgatttttctctcaCACAAATTTCCCACTCTGTTGGTTACtttagctttataataaatctagAAATTAGGCTGTATTAGTCCTTTAACAATGTTCTTTTACAAAGTTAGTTCTTCCTAGGTCCTTTGAATTTCTATAGAAATTTTAAAGTCAGTTTGTcaatgtcaaaaaaagaaagtcctgTTGGGAATTTGATTAGGATtctgttgaatctatagatcaatttgaggaTAATTGGCATGTTAACAATAGGAAATCTGACCGCTGAGAAATGTACAgctttctatttgtttatgtgatttttcattttctcaggaATATTGTGTGTTTTTTAGTGTATGTGCCTTTCACATCTTTTTCTCTCCAGATTTTTCctaaatattgtttttcatacTATTATATGTAGTATATTTTAGTTGcaatttccaattttttattgTTAGCATATATAAATATTGATGTTTGGATACCCATTGGTATCATACAACCTTGGAAAACTCACTCATTATGTTCAGAagcatttttgtatatttcattgAATTTTCTATAGGTATGATagtgtcatctgtgaataaagacagtttcccttcttcctttccagtctgaATATCGTTATACCCCCACCAGTCCAGTTGcaatctttcattttcctttaaataatatCAGTTAAATTTTTATCTCCCTTATAGTGCTTAAAACAACACtatgaaaagcatttttataaaaaattttaattatagacAAATTCAGCCTGCATTATTCCTTAAGCATATCATTTTCTCATCACATAATAATTTTTTCTGTACattcttactcattttttaaaagaaggcttCTTACTTCCCTTGTTAGGTGCAGCTGAACAATGTTTTCTACTATACAATGTATGTATACTAAACAATGTTTTCTGCTATACAAGCAGGTACACTCTAGTTCCTCCTTGTAAACGAGGTACGATCAATGCCTCTCTTGCTTTTGGCTCCTCCTTTGTAAAACAGACACAATGTATATTCCTCTTAGGTTTCTCATTAAATCAAAGAACTAGATTATGTGTAAATCAAGATAATCTATATAACATGACTTTGTATAGTGTCTGGAACAGAATAAGCATCCTGTAAAATATTGTTAATTTATATAGTATTACTACAGTtcgaaaataaaaatactctacATTTGATGTCTATATAAAGGAAAAGCAACATCATACATTTACatatcacaaatattttcatttattgattaTAAGAATCTATGTTAAAGTCTCAAGATACTTAGTAGATTTCATAATGTGAGGTTGGTAAGACCAAATTTGACaaggatttatttttaactttctttttttttttccttttttatttttattatacttcaagttctagggtacatgtgcgcaatgtgcaggtttcttacatatgtataagtgtgccatgttggtgtgctgcacccattaactcgtcatttacattagctatatctcctagtgctatccctcccccctccccctactgCACAACAGGCCcgtgtgtgtgatgttccccttcctgtgtccaagtgttcacactattcagttcccacctatgagtgagaacatgcagtgtttggttttttgtccttgcgatagtttgctgagaatgatggtttccagcttcatccatggccctacaaaggacattaactcatccttttttatggctgcatagtattccacggtgtatatgtgccacattttcttgatccatccATTTTCTtgatctatcactgatggacatttgggttggttccaagtctttgctattgtgaatagtgccacagtaaacatatgtgtgcatgtgtctttatagcagcatgatttataatcctttgggtatatacccagcaatgagatggctgggtcaaatggtatttctagttctagatccttgaggaatcgccacgctgtcttccacaatggttgaactagtttacagtcccaccaaccgtgtaaaactgttcctgtttctccacatcctctccagcacctgttgtttcctgactttttaatgatcgccattctaactggtgtgagatggtatctcattgtggttttgatttgcatttctctgatgaccagtgatgatgaacattttttgatgtgtcttttggctgcataaatgtcttcttttgagaagtgtctgttcctatcctttgcccacatttgatggggttgtttgtttttttcttgtaaatttgtttgagttctttgtagattctggatattagccctttgtcagatgagcaggttgcaaaaattttttcccattctgtaggttgcctgttcactctgatggtagtttcttttgctgtgcagaagctctttagtttaatagaAAAATTCCATGGACTGTATGTTACATTCAAGAGCCAATGCTTCAACAATTCTCTATAACAATACTCTAACTAGCAAGCTCATATGAGTACTCACTTATCTAAAATGCATGAGAGTTTGAAAAAATCTTCTATATTCCAAATAATCCCGGAGAAAAACATGTATTGAATCTCCTAAAGTTCAATTGGGCCtatataaaatttttcatgtgcctgttcattaaaacattgtttttgttcCTTAAAGCCACTTcgtttttttcacttttcacagCAGAATATTATACAAAGGACTCAcatctagaatacataaataattcttaaaacttcataagaaaacaaaaaatgtataataCACAGTAGTTTACCATGTATAGAGATATATagctaaagaaataattatagatgTGTGTACATATTGGTTAGTATACATGCTTATGTTGTATAGCTCTGTCTCTgctgagaaactagaaaaaaaatgacaccCAAGTAACAACAAGTACATCCAGTGCccaaatcttggtttctaaataccattctctaaaataacaaaagcaaaacaaaacagagatatcCTTGGAGAAATGAGGAATTCTAGGCCTGGGGCAGTGAAaacacaagatgagcctggagtatTATGTAATGCCAGAAAATATGGAagttctcagaaaacaaaagaatagaaGCAGATCAGGAGCCAAACTGAAAGAGCCCTCAATGGCCAAAGTTAAAACAATTCAGgcaacaaaatgaattaaaatttaaaaaattataacacaatataaaataaaatatccatgagtccatagtGATATAAATAAttgtacaaataaataaatgaggaaacgggtacaaatatttttacaaagaatttcagaaaatgtaCAGGGATACTCCTCCCTTCAGGAGGTGGAAATTAATTGTCCTCCCCAGGGTGTGGGCTGGattctaaaaagtaaaatatggaatgggaaaaaaatagtgACCTTTTAGTGGAGAAGCCTGGCAGTTCTctccttaaccaagtgatcattGTTAATATCAGCAGTGAGAGTTCGCATTGGTATCATGCACTCCTCTGATAGGATGTGATGAGAAAGACACTTCACTTCTGTAGTATTCTCCCCTAAATTCCGGAATCCTAGTCTAATGAGGAGAAAACATCTAACAAACTCAAGTCCAGGGACGTTTTACAAAATTCTCAAGTACTCCTCAAAACCATAAAGGTCATGGGAAACAAGTAAAGACTGAGAACCGGTCATAGACTTTAGATTAAAGAGACATGAAAACTAAATTCAATGTGGTAGGCTGGGTTGGATCCTGGCACTGAAAAAGGACATGGGAGTAAAAAATCTACAAATCTGAATGAAGTCAgaagtttag
Coding sequences:
- the LOC129053454 gene encoding protein FAM47A-like → MGDQRPQDWLRSPGMDSKPWYCNKPPSKCFAKLKHRRLRLSPMDTQNWVFVKEGMDDFRYGCPSPEDTLVCRRDEFLLPKISLRGPQADPKSVQKKLLKKAALFSKLSPAQLARKAFVEQVEAQLMAKHPLAMYPNLGEDVPPDLLLQVLKQLDPERKLEDAWARCEAREKTTQVPTEPSKYPCGEFCLKPPETLVSHHRRELPKTTVSSLCPEPPETGMSHLSPEPPKTPVSSLRPKPPETGESHLRLEHSKTHRGSSLRLEPSETGVSHLSPEPPETRRASSLYSELSETGESHLHPESPKTRRGSSLYSEPSEMGVSQLRLAPPKTRRGSSLYSEPSETGVSHLRLAPPKTRRGSSLHSEPSETGVSHLRLAPPKTRRGSSVHSEPSETGVSHLRLAPPKTRRGSSVHSEPSETGVSHLRLAPPKTRRGSSLHSEPSETGVSHLSPEPPKTRRGSSVHSEPSETGVSHLRLAPPKTRRGSSVHSEPSETGVSHLSPEPPKIRRGSSLHSEPSETGVSHLSPEPPKIRRGSSLHSEPSETGVSHLSPEPPKIRRASSLYSEPSETGESHLHPESPKTRRGSSLHSEPSETGVSHLSPEPPKTEVSHLHPVPLKTGVCRLRLEPPDTSRVSNLLLYMLKMLDSGRTLKDVWDRCEARVKKTEEPTEPDKSPCGEPCLQPPETQVSHPHPEHPKTRWVSSLRSEPPKPRRVSSLRPELPKAPEFHQFSEPPKIRASYIKELLQKDTPSTKECVSDSLQYRYTSEKLREFFKWAGDLGADEESIRNLFDFTPNYRATHEDQKFKKVKECSSELKYSVELDEKDEDKFFSKEKHWGRKFHRPSNSYTTQRVKMKYGAWYLKPKLWKKLRSDEPLIDPKLSLKKPDEPDVLDDLYGPIAFKDFILSKGYEMPGILERLFARKGWTYDSVKTPIQHAMIVYKYKEIAEASEED